Proteins from a single region of Bacteroidota bacterium:
- the pyrR gene encoding bifunctional pyr operon transcriptional regulator/uracil phosphoribosyltransferase PyrR produces MAPRLILNPQQFSITINRLCHQLIEVHDDFSSSVIIGLQPRGILLARRIHKTLGKILSNDKIPLGELDVTFYRDDFRRKDLVPNKTNIDFIIEDKNVIMIDDVLFTGRTIRSGLDAMMAFGRPKDVELLVLVDRRFSRNLPIQAKYTGRTVDTVSSENVTVEWSENGGEDKVWLNTNG; encoded by the coding sequence ATGGCTCCACGATTAATACTCAATCCGCAGCAGTTCTCCATTACGATCAATCGTCTTTGCCACCAGTTGATCGAAGTACACGACGATTTTTCTTCCTCAGTGATCATTGGCCTTCAGCCACGAGGGATCCTGCTTGCAAGGCGCATTCACAAAACGCTCGGAAAAATTCTTTCCAACGATAAAATTCCATTGGGAGAACTCGATGTTACTTTTTATCGCGATGATTTCCGGAGAAAGGATCTCGTCCCGAATAAAACAAATATTGATTTCATCATCGAAGATAAAAATGTGATCATGATCGATGATGTTCTTTTCACCGGAAGAACCATTCGCTCAGGACTGGATGCAATGATGGCATTCGGCCGTCCGAAAGATGTGGAATTGCTTGTTCTGGTTGACAGACGCTTCAGCCGCAATCTTCCGATCCAGGCAAAATACACCGGAAGAACCGTGGATACGGTGAGTTCGGAAAATGTAACAGTGGAATGGAGTGAGAATGGCGGAGAAGATAAAGTATGGTTAAACACGAACGGATGA
- a CDS encoding PD40 domain-containing protein, translated as MRYQNVLLIASCFILFAATGGDKKKWNVNDPPGDYKDVSFTVTEGTWMNLDVSPDGKTIAFDLLGDIYSIPITGGTATPLQTGLAWQCQPRFSPDGKTICFTSDGGGGDNIWTMKADGSDAKQVTKENFRLLNNAVWSGDGQYLIGRKHFSSTRSLGAGEMWMYHKTGGDGIQLTKKKNAQQDVNEPSASPDGKYLYYSEDMYPGGFFQYNKDPNNQIYVINRYDLTSGEITNVTGGPGGAFRPQVSHDGKLLAFVRRVHEKSVLYLRDLATGEEWPVYDDLSKDQQEAWCIFGVYTGFNWMPDNKHIIIWAKGKIKNVDISTQKATEIPFSVTCHHRIYNALHFDHDAAPDKFTAKMIRNAVTSPDEKWLVFNAAGYLWKKQLPNGTPSRLTTGTDFEFEPAFSNDGNKLTYVSWNDENTGAVMSLDMKNPKAVPVKITSEKGIFRTPSFSPDGKTIAFWKEGGNDHQGFTYSVKPGIYSVSSSGGNAAFLFDNGGQKPMYSSDGKEIFYYLDNGDSKELDAYDVEKKTSKQVATSPYAWEIIPSPDNKWIAFRELFKVYVCAFPPSGKSLDLSKDMSQVPMNCVTRDAGQSICWSSDSKKIHWTMGSKYFEREIKNTFTFVNGASDSLPALDTTGIEIGLELQSDKPKGTIALTNARIITMNANSDVIENGVVVVKENKIIAVGKTGDVQIPSDAKVIDCSGKTIMPGLVDVHAHLGTFRQGLSPQKQWSYYANLAFGVTTTHDPSSNTEMVFSQSEAVRAGNMIGPRIFSTGWILYGAEGDFKAVINNYDDARSAVYRTKECGAFSVKSYNQPRREQRQQVIAAARSMQMEVVPEGGSFFYHNMTMILDGHTGIEHNIPVVPVYDDVVKLWSASKTGYTPTLIVTYGATSGENYWYQHSNVWENSKLLNFYPRGEIDSRSRHRTMIPEEEYNNGFILVSQSCKKLADAGVKVNLGAHGQLQGLGAHWELWMLQMGGMTNMEALRCATMNGAYYIGMDKQIGSIETGKLADIIVLDKNPLEDIHNSQYVKYTMINGRIYDTETMNEIGNYDKKRTKFWWENPKYSAQYNWHEETNSFMDDNCGNIE; from the coding sequence ATGCGCTACCAGAATGTGCTACTGATCGCTTCCTGTTTTATTCTCTTCGCTGCAACCGGCGGCGACAAAAAAAAATGGAATGTAAATGATCCTCCCGGCGATTATAAAGATGTTTCCTTCACCGTTACAGAAGGGACGTGGATGAATCTCGATGTGAGCCCTGACGGAAAAACAATTGCATTCGATCTGCTTGGTGATATTTATTCCATTCCGATCACAGGAGGAACTGCTACTCCTTTACAAACAGGTCTTGCCTGGCAATGTCAACCTCGATTCAGTCCCGATGGAAAAACAATTTGTTTTACAAGTGACGGTGGTGGTGGAGATAATATCTGGACGATGAAAGCAGATGGCTCCGATGCAAAACAAGTGACCAAAGAAAATTTCCGCTTGCTCAATAATGCCGTATGGTCTGGCGATGGCCAATATCTCATTGGAAGAAAACATTTTTCCTCTACCCGTTCACTCGGTGCCGGAGAAATGTGGATGTATCACAAAACCGGCGGTGATGGAATTCAACTCACGAAAAAGAAAAATGCACAACAGGATGTGAACGAACCCAGCGCTTCTCCCGATGGAAAATATTTATACTACAGCGAGGACATGTATCCAGGCGGATTTTTCCAGTACAACAAAGATCCCAACAACCAGATCTATGTGATCAATCGCTATGATCTTACCAGCGGAGAAATTACAAACGTTACGGGCGGACCCGGTGGCGCATTTCGCCCGCAGGTGTCACACGATGGAAAATTACTGGCATTCGTGCGACGCGTTCATGAAAAATCTGTTTTGTACCTGCGCGATCTTGCAACTGGAGAAGAATGGCCTGTGTATGATGATCTGAGCAAAGATCAGCAGGAGGCATGGTGCATCTTCGGAGTGTATACTGGTTTCAACTGGATGCCCGATAACAAACACATCATCATCTGGGCGAAAGGAAAAATTAAAAATGTGGACATCTCTACTCAGAAAGCAACTGAAATTCCTTTCTCCGTTACTTGTCATCACAGAATTTATAACGCGCTTCATTTCGATCACGATGCTGCTCCCGATAAATTCACCGCGAAAATGATCCGCAACGCAGTGACTTCTCCCGATGAAAAATGGCTCGTGTTCAATGCGGCCGGTTATCTCTGGAAAAAACAATTACCGAACGGAACTCCATCGCGACTCACAACGGGAACTGATTTTGAATTCGAACCCGCATTCTCGAACGATGGAAATAAACTCACTTATGTTTCATGGAACGATGAAAATACAGGAGCGGTGATGTCGCTCGATATGAAAAATCCGAAAGCCGTTCCGGTGAAGATCACCAGTGAAAAAGGAATTTTCCGCACGCCATCTTTTTCTCCTGACGGAAAAACAATTGCATTCTGGAAAGAAGGCGGCAATGATCACCAGGGATTTACCTATAGCGTAAAACCCGGAATTTATTCTGTTTCATCTTCGGGAGGAAATGCAGCTTTTCTTTTTGATAACGGCGGACAAAAACCAATGTATTCTTCTGATGGAAAAGAAATTTTTTATTATTTGGACAATGGCGATTCGAAAGAACTCGATGCTTACGATGTGGAAAAGAAAACTTCGAAGCAAGTAGCCACTTCTCCTTACGCTTGGGAAATAATTCCGAGTCCCGATAATAAATGGATCGCATTCCGCGAGCTTTTCAAAGTTTACGTCTGTGCTTTTCCTCCTTCCGGAAAATCGCTCGATCTCAGCAAAGACATGAGCCAGGTGCCAATGAATTGTGTAACGCGCGATGCAGGTCAATCCATTTGCTGGAGCAGCGACAGTAAAAAAATTCACTGGACGATGGGCAGTAAATATTTTGAAAGAGAAATTAAAAACACATTCACATTCGTCAATGGAGCTTCCGATTCTCTTCCTGCACTTGATACCACTGGAATTGAGATCGGCCTGGAATTGCAATCGGATAAACCAAAAGGAACGATCGCATTGACCAACGCACGCATCATTACCATGAATGCAAACAGTGATGTGATCGAAAACGGAGTAGTTGTGGTAAAAGAAAATAAAATAATCGCGGTTGGAAAAACCGGTGATGTGCAGATTCCTTCCGATGCAAAAGTCATTGACTGCAGTGGCAAAACAATTATGCCCGGGCTCGTGGATGTGCATGCGCACCTGGGAACTTTCCGCCAGGGATTGTCTCCTCAAAAACAATGGAGCTATTATGCGAATCTTGCTTTCGGTGTAACCACTACGCACGATCCTTCTTCGAATACAGAAATGGTTTTTTCACAATCGGAAGCAGTACGTGCCGGAAACATGATCGGCCCGAGAATTTTTTCTACCGGTTGGATTCTTTATGGCGCTGAAGGAGATTTCAAAGCCGTCATCAACAATTATGACGATGCACGTTCTGCAGTTTACCGCACAAAAGAATGCGGCGCATTTTCAGTGAAGAGTTATAATCAGCCGCGGCGTGAACAAAGACAACAGGTGATAGCTGCTGCACGCAGCATGCAGATGGAAGTTGTTCCAGAAGGCGGATCCTTTTTTTATCACAACATGACGATGATCCTCGACGGACACACCGGCATCGAACACAATATTCCTGTTGTTCCTGTTTATGATGATGTCGTGAAATTGTGGAGCGCAAGTAAAACCGGTTACACGCCAACACTCATTGTCACTTACGGCGCTACAAGCGGAGAAAATTACTGGTACCAGCATTCCAATGTGTGGGAAAATTCAAAACTGCTTAATTTTTATCCACGCGGTGAGATCGATTCACGCTCGCGCCACCGCACGATGATCCCGGAAGAAGAATACAACAACGGTTTCATTCTTGTTTCCCAGTCGTGCAAAAAATTAGCGGATGCCGGAGTGAAAGTTAATCTCGGCGCACACGGGCAATTGCAGGGGCTGGGCGCTCACTGGGAATTGTGGATGCTGCAGATGGGTGGAATGACGAACATGGAAGCGTTGCGTTGCGCAACAATGAACGGCGCCTATTACATTGGCATGGACAAACAGATCGGTTCAATAGAAACAGGAAAATTAGCCGACATCATTGTGCTCGACAAAAATCCGCTGGAGGACATTCATAATTCGCAGTATGTGAAATACACAATGATCAATGGAAGAATTTACGATACGGAAACCATGAACGAGATCGGCAATTACGATAAGAAACGCACAAAATTCTGGTGGGAGAATCCAAAATATTCGGCGCAGTACAACTGGCACGAAGAAACAAATTCATTCATGGACGATAATTGCGGAAATATTGAATAG